A genomic stretch from Pelodiscus sinensis isolate JC-2024 chromosome 23, ASM4963464v1, whole genome shotgun sequence includes:
- the LOC106732719 gene encoding proproteinase E-like: MLRLLIPVLLAAGALSCGTPIYAPSTRVVNGEDTVPHSWPWQISLQYEKDGAFRHTCGGTLIAPAWVMTAAHCISASRTYQVVLGEHDRSVAEGTEQHIPVNSQDIFVHPGWNSFCVACGNDVALLKLSRDAALSDSVQLGCLPPPGQVLPNDYPCYVTGWGRLYTSGPLPDKLQQALLPVVDYAHCSQADWWGGTVKESMVCAGGDIRSGCNGDSGGPLNCRASDGRWQVHGIASFVSSRGCNALKKPTVFTRVSAFEDWISETMANHA, from the exons ATGCTGAGGCTGCTGATCCCCGTTCTGCTTGCAGCTGGTG ccctgagctGCGGGACGCCCATCTACGCCCCCAGCACCCGGGTGGTGAATGGAGAGGACACCGTGCCGCACAGCTGGCCCTGGCAG ATCTCCCTGCAGTACGAGAAGGATGGCGCGTTCCGCCACACCTGCGGGGGGACCCTCATCGCGCCCGCCTGGGTCATGACGGCGGCTCACTGCATCTC GGCCTCGCGCACCTACCAGGTGGTGCTGGGTGAGCACGACAGGAGCGTAGCCGAGGGCACGGAGCAGCACATCCCCGTCAACTCCCAGGACATCTTTGTCCACCCTGGCTGGAACTCCTTCTGCGTGGCCTGTGG CAACGACGTCGCCCTGCTCAAGCTGTCCCGGGACGCGGCGCTCAGCGACTCCGTGCAGCTgggctgcctcccgccccccggccaGGTCCTGCCCAACGACTATCCCTGTTACGTCACCGGCTGGGGGCGCCTCTACA CGAGCGGGCCCCTCCCTGACAAGCTGCAGCAGGCGCTGCTCCCCGTGGTGGACTACGCGCACTGCTCCCAGGCGGACTGGTGGGGCGGCACCGTCAAGGAGAGCATGGTGTGCGCGGGCGGGGACATCCGATCCGGCTGCAAC GGCGACTCTGGCGGGCCCCTGAACTGCCGGGCCTCTGACGGGAGGTGGCAGGTGCACGGCATCGCCAGCTTTGTCTCTTCCCGTGGCTGCAACGCCCTGAAGAAACCCACCGTCTTCACCCGCGTCTCCGCCTTCGAAGACTGGATCTCAGAG